From one Lolium rigidum isolate FL_2022 chromosome 4, APGP_CSIRO_Lrig_0.1, whole genome shotgun sequence genomic stretch:
- the LOC124649810 gene encoding acetylserotonin O-methyltransferase 3-like — protein sequence MASLNEEDELAMSTDELLQAQVELYHHCFAFVKSLALKAATDLRIPDAIHRRGGAATLSDLAAETGIHPTKLSNLRRLMRVLTTSGVFSVVDDSAGVVYRLTRVSHLLVGAGGRPNLSPVVGAFVSRSFVAALFSMHEGFTNERAAAMSLYEVAHGSTIWETTVTGRGSEIFNAAMAADSRFTMDNLLREECGGSIFGAVKGSLVDVGGGHGAAASAIASAFPHVKCTVLDLPHVVAGAPAHDNVTFVAGDMFDYIPPADVVLLKWILHDWNDQDCVKILRRCKEAIPTRDEGGKVIVIDMVVVGSGESQGIVSTETEVLLDGFMMCMDGIEREEHEWRKIFVESGFTDYKIGTTMGIRRLIELYP from the exons ATGGCGTCACTCAACGAAGAAGACGAGCTCGCCATGAGCACCGACGAGCTGCTCCAAGCTCAGGTCGAGCTCTACCACCACTGCTTCGCCTTCGTCAAGTCATTGGCCCTCAAAGCCGCCACAGACCTGCGCATCCCCGACGCCATCCACCGCCGCGGAGGCGCCGCCACCCTGTCCGACCTCGCCGCCGAGACCGGGATCCACCCGACGAAGCTCTCCAATCTCCGGAGGCTCATGCGCGTGCTCACCACCTCCGGCGTCTTCTCCGTCGTCGATGACTCCGCCGGCGTCGTCTATAGGCTTACCCGTGTCTCCCACCTCCTCGTCGGGGCAGGCGGACGCCCGAACCTATCCCCTGTGGTGGGGGCGTTCGTAAGCCGGTCCTTCGTGGCCGCGCTCTTTAGCATGCACGAGGGGTTCACCAACGAGCGGGCGGCGGCCATGTCGCTCTACGAGGTGGCGCACGGCAGCACGATTTGGGAGACCACGGTGACAGGCCGAGGCAGCGAAATCTTcaacgccgccatggccgccgacaGCCGGTTTACTATGGACAACCTCCTGAGGGAAGAGTGCGGCGGCTCCATTTTCGGAGCCGTGAAGGGATCACTGGTCGACGTCGGTGgtggccatggcgccgccgcgtcAGCCATCGCGAGCGCTTTCCCACACGTGAAGTGCACCGTGTTGGACCTCCCTCATGTTGTCGCTGGGGCTCCTGCCCATGACAATGTGACCTTCGTCGCCGGCGATATGTTTGATTACATCCCACCAGCGGACGTTGTTCTACTCAAG TGGATTTTGCATGACTGGAATGACCAAGATTGCGTCAAGATACTGCGGCGGTGCAAGGAAGCCATCCCGACGAGGGACGAAGGAGGAAAGGTGATAGTCATCGATATGGTGGTTGTTGGGTCCGGGGAGTCACAGGGAATCGTCTCCACGGAGACCGAGGTTTTGCTCGATGGCTTCATGATGTGCATGGACGGGATTGAGCGAGAGGAGCACGAATGGAGGAAGATTTTCGTCGAATCTGGGTTCACCGACTACAAGATTGGTACAACAATGGGAATTCGACGACTTATCGAACTCTATCCATGA